DNA from Bacteroidales bacterium:
GTGGCTAAGCGTTGACCCGATGAGTGATAAATATCCTTGGATTTCTCCTTATGCTTACACATTGAACAACCCTGTAAAATTTGTGGATACGGATGGGAAAATAATTCGTAACACAAAAGGTAATATAGTATATGCCACAAATGAGGATAGGGGTATTTTCGAACATCCATCAGAAAGTAAAGCTACACTTGAAATAGGTTACGTTTTGGCAGATGATGGAACACCTGTTCAAGTGTTCAAAAACATTAACGGTGATGCAGGTTGGGATACGAATTGTCATGGCACTACTTTTACAGACGGGAAATATTGGTTGAACAACGATCAAGTTCCCACCTTATTAGATGGAGATGGATACAAGGAAATAAAAATTGAGAAAGCAAA
Protein-coding regions in this window:
- a CDS encoding RHS repeat-associated core domain-containing protein, with product KRSTGSNYNTPYKFSAKEKDQETGFNYFGARYYVDYMYVWLSVDPMSDKYPWISPYAYTLNNPVKFVDTDGKIIRNTKGNIVYATNEDRGIFEHPSESKATLEIGYVLADDGTPVQVFKNINGDAGWDTNCHGTTFTDGKYWLNNDQVPTLLDGDGYKEIKIEKAKVGDKIVYHGESNSEHSMTITKTDGTMKGTEVYGQGGLEVENHTDKANKAWSKPQNSTVVRKENPDKIATDKEIKNLRRSINNE